In the genome of Nonomuraea sp. NBC_00507, the window ACCACGAACCTGAAGGTCCTGCTCCGGTCGTACAGGATCTCCTGGCGCTGCATGCGCACCCGCACCGCCGCGTCGATCTGGTCGGCGGCGCTGTAGAGGCGCTTGACCTTGCGGAAGACGTGCCTGGCGTATTCGGCGGTCTGGAGCAGGCCCACGACGATGCCCGGCTCGAAGGCCCGGAACAGTTTGGTCCGGGCCTCGAGGTCCCGCATGTCCTCCTGAATGGCGGCCAGGCCGCTGCGGTAGCGCTGCTTCCAGCTGTCGTGCCGCTCCGCCAGGGCGATGACCTGCCTGATCAGCTCGTCGGTCGTGTCGGGCGTGGCGCTGACGGCCTGCGCCCACGCGACCACGTCATCCTCGGTAGGCGTCTGCCGGGCGTTCTCCAGACGTGAGACCTTGGACGGCTGCCAGCGCAGCCGCTCGGCCAGCTCTTTGCCCGACAGGTGGACGGCCTCGCGCAGCTGCCGTAGCTGACCGCCGAGGTCGATACGCGCCTGCTGAAACGACGTCACGCCGCAAGAGGCTAGTCCCGATTGCGTCGATCATGCCAGCTCCCGCCGCAATTGTGATCAACCGGTTGCCGTGGGTGTTTCTCCGCTGGTCGGGAAAGCGGTTGCCGCGCCGTCGGGCAGGACCCGGCGGGCGATTTCGGTGATGAGTTCGCGAGGGACCTCGACCGCGGTCTCGCCGTCGAGGACGTCGCGGAGGTCCGCGAGCGCCTCCGCGTCGGTGACTTCGAGTCCTTGTATGACGATGGTGCCGCGGTCGGTCTCGTACAGGGTGGGACAGGCGCCCGCCTCCGAGGTGGAGCCGAGGAACCGCATGCGCATGACGATCCTTCCCCGAAATATCAGTGCAATTGCGCGCAATTGTACGTCTCGGAGAGGAGCGATGATCGTGCTTTCCGAAAATTGCGATATACGGTCAGCCGAGAACGCCGTCCCTGAACTCCCGCGCCCGCTCGAACAACTCCAGCGTCGTCGCGTGCAGCAGGTCGCCGATGTCCTTGGGCGCCTTGCCGGCGAACGCCCGGGCGTGCGTGCCCTCCAGCACGATGCCGAGCTTGAAGCAGGCCATGACCGCGTACCAGTCGATCGCCGACAGGTCGCGCTCGGACAGCGCCGCGTAGTAGGCGACGAGCTCCTGCGGCGACGGCAGCCCGGGCACGTGGCCGTTGTTGACGGGCCAGGTGGCCAGCAGCCAGCCCAGGTCGAGCAGCGGGTCGCCGATCGTGCACATCTCCCAGTCCACGATCGCGGCCACGCGGGGGCCGTCGCAGGCGAACATGAGGTTCGCGAAGTGGAAGTCGCCGTGCATGATGCCGGGCGTGAACGATCGGGGGAGGTGGCGGGTCAGCCAGTCGGCGGTCTCGCGCAGGCCGGGGATGTCGGGGCCGGGGTAGCCGTCGAGGTCACCGTAGGAGTCGAGCTCCTTGAGCCAGCGCGGCACCTGCCGCTCCAGGAAACCCTCGGGCCGGCCGAAGCCCGGCAGCACCCCCGGATCGACCCGCCCCAGCTCGGCCAGCGCGGCGGCGGCCTCGAGCCCCATCCGGTGCCTGATCGCCGGGTCGGACGCGTGCGGCTCGGGCAGCCCCACCGACGGGTTGAACCCGTCGACCGGCTCCATCAGGTAGAAGACCGGCTCCCGCGCCGTCTGCGCGGCCACCAGCACGGGAGCGGGGACCGGCGTGTCACGCAGCGCCGCCAGCAGCCGCGCCTCGCGGCGCAGCACCTCGTTGCTCTTCTGCCGGGCGTGCAGGGGCGGGCGGCGCAGGATGTACGGGCGGCCGCCGCGTTCGAGCCGCACCATGACGTTCTGCGTGCCGCCGAGGACCGGCGCCACACCCGTGATCGGACCTCCAGGCAACCCTTGGCCGTCCATCCACGCGCCGAGCGCGTCGAAGTCGATGGCGCCGACGTCGATGTGGGTGGAGGTCATGTACCGCCCCTCGAAGGCCAGTTCGCGCATGCACAAAGCCGCCGGGCCGCCGCCGGCCGGCCGACTACCGGACAGAACGATATTCTGGTGGTGACCCTATGAAGGCGCCGCGCCCCGGTCAACCCAGGGCCTGCATGAACGGCAGAAACTGGCGGGCGGGATCGCCGGGCAGGCCGCTGCCACGCACCATGCGCGAGACCTGCCACGAACTGGTGACGCCGTGCTCGGCCGCCCACCTGATCATGGACTCGCGGGTGAGGTCGAAGTCCATCCGCACCTCGCCCTCCGCCCCCAGAGCCAGGTCGCCGATGAGCGCCCGCGCGGTCTCCTCGTCCCGCGCCACGACGGGGCCGATGACCGTGTTGTCGTCGTTGCGCCAGCGGTGACCGAAACCGCCGTCGGCGATCCTGACCTCCTCGCCGAAGGTGAACATGCGGCGCAACACCGCGGACCTGTCCGTTCCCAGCGCCTCGGCGTCCAGTGCCAGGATCGTGCCGAGGTCGTCCGAGGTTGCGGGGCGCGTCCGGCCGGAGGGTTCGCCGCTGAAGTGGCCCGCGTGCTTGCCCGCCGTGCGGACGACGCGGAAGCCAAGTCGTTCGTAGAGTGGTCGGCCGTACTCGGTGGCGTAGAGGGAGACCGTCCGGTCCCCGGCCCGCTCCAGCACGTGCTCCATGAGGCGGAGGCCCAGGCCGCGCCTGCCGAACCTGGAAGCCGTGAGCACCATGCTGATCACGGCGTGGTCGTCGCCGTAGCAGGTCAGGATGTTCGTCGCGGCCAGGCCGTCGCCGTCCGGCGCGTCGATGCCGTACGGCTCGCCGACCTCGAGCAGCAGGCCCCACTTGTGCTGTTCGGGCAGCCAGCCGCGGTCCTTGGCCAGACGCGTGCAGTCGTCCAGGTCGTCGAGAGTGAGACGGCGAGGGGTCATAGGGGACATCTTTCTCTATGGGGGATGCTGATCTCAAAGTGATTGTTGGAGGGCGGGATGGAATGCGTTGCGGCGGTCGATGTCGGCGGGACCACCATGAAAGGTGGACTTGTCGCCCGTGACGGGACGATCCTCTACGCCGAGCGCCGGCCCACGCCGCGCGCGGAAGGGGCGGAGCGGGTGATCGCCGCCATCTCGGCCTTCGTCAGCGACCTGTGCGGCCCGCGGGCCGGGATGCGGCCGGTGGCCGTGGGGCTGGCGGTGCCGGGGCTCGTCACGGCCACGCACGCGGTCTTCTCCGCGGCGTTCGGGTGGCGAGACGTTCCGGTCTCCGCGTTCACGGACGTCGACCTGCCCGTGGTGCTGGGGCATGACGTGCGGGCCGCGGGGGAGGCCGAGCTGGTCTACGGAGTGGGTGGCAGGGATGTGTTGTTCCTGCCCATCGGCACGGGCATCGCGGGCGCGGTCGTCCTGTCGGGCTCCCCGTACGGGGGCGCGGGCGGATGGGCGGGGCAGATCGGGCACATCCCGGTCCGGCCGGACGGGCTGCCGTGCGGGTGCGGGCAGCAAGGCTGCCTGGCGGCCTACGCATCGGCCGGGGCCATCGCGGCGCGATGCGGCGAGCCGTCGGCCGAGCACGTTCTCCGCAGGATGCGGCAAGGGGACGATGCAGCGGCCGAGGTATGGCGGGAGGCGGTCGAGGCGCTCGCCCTGGCGCTGGCCACGTACACGCTGCTGCTGGATCCGGCACTCGTCGTCATCGGCGGCGGACTGTCGCAGGCGGGTGAGGCCCTGCTGGAGCCGGTACGCGCCCGCCTGGCCGAGCGCCTCGCCTTCCGTCCAGCTCCGGACGTGCGCGCCTCCCGGCTCGGCGTGCAGGCCGGCCTGTTGGGGGCGGGGCTGCTGGGGTGGCGGGCGCACCGCACGGACGCGCGCTGAATGGAGGCCGGGCGGGGCGGCCGGCCCTCAGGGGCCGGGCAGGAGCATGGCGGGGATATCGGTGAGCTGGGCGCGTAGTTCCTCGCCCAGGGCCTTGGCCTGCGGATCCATCCGCGGGCTCGCCGCCACGCCCCGGCCCAGCAGGCCGTGGACGACGAAGTTGAGCG includes:
- a CDS encoding helix-turn-helix domain-containing protein, yielding MTSFQQARIDLGGQLRQLREAVHLSGKELAERLRWQPSKVSRLENARQTPTEDDVVAWAQAVSATPDTTDELIRQVIALAERHDSWKQRYRSGLAAIQEDMRDLEARTKLFRAFEPGIVVGLLQTAEYARHVFRKVKRLYSAADQIDAAVRVRMQRQEILYDRSRTFRFVVPESALHTTLAPADVMRGQLDRLLAVSTLPNVEFGVIPFGTELPSAPINGFWIYNDAMVGVATMTKDLVLRDPDDIAFYVNAFDAYAKVAEFDEGGREVLIRILHAYRKQDPH
- a CDS encoding phosphotransferase family protein, which codes for MTSTHIDVGAIDFDALGAWMDGQGLPGGPITGVAPVLGGTQNVMVRLERGGRPYILRRPPLHARQKSNEVLRREARLLAALRDTPVPAPVLVAAQTAREPVFYLMEPVDGFNPSVGLPEPHASDPAIRHRMGLEAAAALAELGRVDPGVLPGFGRPEGFLERQVPRWLKELDSYGDLDGYPGPDIPGLRETADWLTRHLPRSFTPGIMHGDFHFANLMFACDGPRVAAIVDWEMCTIGDPLLDLGWLLATWPVNNGHVPGLPSPQELVAYYAALSERDLSAIDWYAVMACFKLGIVLEGTHARAFAGKAPKDIGDLLHATTLELFERAREFRDGVLG
- a CDS encoding GNAT family N-acetyltransferase yields the protein MTPRRLTLDDLDDCTRLAKDRGWLPEQHKWGLLLEVGEPYGIDAPDGDGLAATNILTCYGDDHAVISMVLTASRFGRRGLGLRLMEHVLERAGDRTVSLYATEYGRPLYERLGFRVVRTAGKHAGHFSGEPSGRTRPATSDDLGTILALDAEALGTDRSAVLRRMFTFGEEVRIADGGFGHRWRNDDNTVIGPVVARDEETARALIGDLALGAEGEVRMDFDLTRESMIRWAAEHGVTSSWQVSRMVRGSGLPGDPARQFLPFMQALG
- a CDS encoding ROK family protein; the protein is MECVAAVDVGGTTMKGGLVARDGTILYAERRPTPRAEGAERVIAAISAFVSDLCGPRAGMRPVAVGLAVPGLVTATHAVFSAAFGWRDVPVSAFTDVDLPVVLGHDVRAAGEAELVYGVGGRDVLFLPIGTGIAGAVVLSGSPYGGAGGWAGQIGHIPVRPDGLPCGCGQQGCLAAYASAGAIAARCGEPSAEHVLRRMRQGDDAAAEVWREAVEALALALATYTLLLDPALVVIGGGLSQAGEALLEPVRARLAERLAFRPAPDVRASRLGVQAGLLGAGLLGWRAHRTDAR